Genomic window (Syntrophaceae bacterium):
CCGCAGGGTGGCCCTGCCTTATAATCCTTTCAGCGTGACATCCTTCCATCGCTCGTTCACGACCCGTCAAAGGCCGAAGAGGACGGATGATGAACGCAGGAGACGTTCGCTCCACCCGCGATACACGGCACAGGTGGGCCTGGGTCGTGGTGTTCGCGATCGCCTTTGCCTATGTCGAGAGCGCCGTCGTCGTCTACCTGCGCAAGATCTACTTCGGGGGCTCCTTCGACTTTCCCCTCGCCACGGTCTGGGAGGGCGGCCGCCGCATCGTGGACCCCCTGATCCCCGTCGAGATGGGGCGCGAGGCGGCAACCCTGGTCATGCTCGCCGCGGCGGGGATCCTGGCAGGGCGAAACGGACTGCAGCGTTTCTGCTTTTTCATGATCGCCTTCGGCGTCTGGGACATCTTCTACTACCTGTGGCTGAAGGTCATCCTCGGGTGGCCCGAGAGCCTCATGACCTGGGACCTTCTGTTCTACATTCCCTTGCCCTGGGTCGGACCCGTGATCGCGCCGGTGCTTATCGCCGCGACGATGACGGCGGCAGGCACGCTGCTGATCTTCCTCGAGGAGAGGGGATACGGCATCCGCTGGCGCTGGGGTGACTGGGGCATCACCCTTGGCTGCGCGGCACTGCTCATCATCTCCTTCTGCTGGGACTGGAGAAACATCCTGCGCGTGCCCGACGGCACGTCGTACAGCGGCATCCCGAACCCCTTTGCCTGGTGGCTGTTCGTGCCGGCCTACCTTGTCGCGGTGCTGTATTTCGCGGCACGCGTCTATCAGGTGATAGCCGCAGGAAAACAGAGGATGGCAGGTCATGGCCGACGCTCGTGAAAACCGGGCGGGAACCGCCGACGGACGGCCGCCGCAGAACCCCTGCCTCCGTTGCGGCGCCTGCTGCACGGTCTTCCGTGCCTCCTTCTACTGGGCCGAAGCGGACGACGCGACCCGGGGAGGGGTGCCCGCGGCCCTCACCGTGCGTGTGGGGGCCCTGCGCAGGGCCATGCGCCGGGATCCCGACGGCCGCTGCGCGGCGCTCCGCGGGGAGCCGGGCCGCAGCGTCTTTTGCTCCATATACGACCGCCGGCCATCCGTGTGCCGCAGCTTCGAACCGCACTGGAGGGCGGGGGGCGAGGGGTCGCGATGCCTCGAAGCGAGGCGGCGCCTGGGACTGCCGCCGCTTCCGGAAGAAGATTCCAAGGCCTGATGCCGCGCAAGGAGGGAGAGAATGAGGGAGAAGACGATCATCACCGCCGCCGTCACCGGAAGCATCCACACACCCACCATGTCGCCCTACCTGCCCATCACGCCCGAGCAGATCGCCGACGATGCCGTGGCGGCCTGCGAGGCCGGGGCGGCCGTCGTTCACGTCCACGGGAGAAACCCCGAGACGGGACAGCCGTCCCCTGACCCGGAACTCATGGGACAGATCGTCCGCAGGATCAAGGCGGCGTGCAACGCCGTGATCTGCATCACAACCGGCGGAGGCCTCGGCATGACGGTTGAGCAGCGCGTGGCCCCCGTGGCGCTGTATAGGCCCGAAATGGCCTCCCTGAACGGCGGCTCGATGAATTTCGCGCTCTTCCCCGCGCTGGACAAGTACAAGGAGTTCAAGCATGACTGGGAGCCGCAGTACCTCGCCATGACGGAAGACCTCATCTTCCCGAACACCTTCAAGTCCATCCGGGAGTTCTGCCGGATCTTCAGGCAGAACGAGACCAAGCCCGAGTTCGAGATCTACGACGCCGGGATGGTCAACAACCTGGCCGTCATGATCCAGCGGGGCCACATCGGGCGGCCCGTCTATCTGCAATTCGTCATGGGGGTCCTCGGCGGCATCACGCCGAGCCCCGAGAACCTCATGTTCCTGCACGACTATGCCCGGAAGCTGATCGGCGAATTCGAGTTCTCCGTCTGCGTCGCGGGAAGGGCGCAGTTCCCCATCTGCACCCAGTCGGTCCTGCTGGGCGGACACTGCCGCGTGGGGCTGGAGGACAACCTCTACCTCGAAAAGGGACGGCTCGCGAAGAGCAATGCCGAGCAGGTGTCGAAGATGGCCCGGATCATCCGGGAACTCGGCAGCGAGCCGGCGACGCCGGACGAGGCGCGCCGGATCCTAGGCCTCAAAGGGCTTGACCGGGTTCATTTCTAGCTTTTCGAGATCCCAGCGCAATCCGAAAAAATGAATCGCCCGTCAAATAATTCTTGACAGAACCGCCCTGTTGGGACTATGAAGTTTCCTGTCAGGATACATTCTGTTTATCCATTTCATTCATAAAATAAAGCAGTTACGAAAATAAGCGCCTTTGTGAGCCAGGAAAGTAATCTATAATGAAACGGGAGCAGGCGATCGTCGAGGCCGAAATCGGCAAGCGGATCAAGGCCTTCCGGACGCAGAAGCGGATCACCCTCGAGGGGCTCGCCCAGAAAACGGGCTTTACGAAGGGCTACCTCTCGAAAGTCGAAAAGTCGAAGAAGTCCCCCCCCGTCTCCACCCTCGGCATCATAGCCCGTGCCCTCGGCGTCACCATATCGGCCCTCCTCGGCGAGGAGGCCCCCCGCACATCCTTTTGTCTTGTTCGAAAGGACGAGAGGCCCCTCATTGCGAGGAACGGGACGGCCTTCGGATATTCCTACGAGGCCATGGCCTACCGGTTCCCGAACAAGACCATGGAACCCTTTATCCTGACCCTCCCCGTCAAGCCGAAGAAGCGAACCCTGTACCAGCACGAGGGGGAGGAGATCCTCTTCGTGATCCAGGGAACGATGCGATTCCTGCACGGCGACGAGGAGTATGTCGTCGAGGAGGGCGACTGCATCTATTTCGATTCGGGCATTCCCCACTGGGGGGAGGCCATCGGCCCTGAAGAGGTGAAGTGTTTCATGGTCATCTGGAACCCCACCAACGGCAGGGAAAGGAACGCGTAGCCGTGGAAGTGAAGGACATCCGGCGCATCGGCATCATCGGGGCCGGCCTCATGGGGCACGGCATCGCGCAGGTCTTTGCATCGGCGGGCTACGACGTGAACCTCTACGACTCGGACCGGCAAACGCTCGAAGCCGCGAAGGAACGAATCGAGTCAAACTTCAAGGTGTTCATCGATCTCGGACTGGCCCGCCCGGAGGATGTGGCGGCCTGCCTCGGCCGGGTCACCCTCTGTCAATCGCTCGAGGCCCTGTGCGGCGGCTGCCAGTACATCCTCGAGGCCATCCTGGAGGATTTGGAGCTGAAAAGAACGGTCTTCGCCGAGGTCGAGCGCTGCTCGGCCCCCGACACCATCTTCTCGAGCAACACCTCGGCCATCAGCATCACCGAGATCGCCGTCGCCCTGGACAGGAGGGACCGCTTCCTCGGGACCCACTTCTGGAACCCCCCGCACGTTCTGCCCTGCGTGGAGGTGATCCGCGGCGAGGAGACGGGGGAGGCCGCCTTCGAGACGATCGTCGCCCTCATGGAGGCGGTCGGCAAGGTGCCCGTCCGCGTCCTCAAGGACGTGCCGGGCTTTCTGGGCAACCGTCTCCAGCACGCGATGTGGCGGGAGGCGGTGTCGCTGTGCGACAAGGGGGTCGCCAGCGCCGAGGACATCGACAAGGTCGTCAAGTACGGCTTCGGCGCGCGGATGCCCTTCATCGGCCCCATGGAGACGGCGGATTTGGCCGGGCTCGTCCTGACCCGCGACATCCACCGGTACCTGTTCCCCCATCTCGAATCGGCGACAACACCGGCGCCTGTCCTGGAGAAGCTCATCGCCGAGGGGGCCACGGGCGTCAAGGCCGGGCGGGGGTTCTACGAGTGGACGCCCGAGAAGATCGAGCAGATCATCCGGCAGCGCGACACGGTCCTGCTGCGCATTCTCCGCGAGATCATCGGGGGCGTGAAGCAGGGCTGAACAGAAAAACGATCGGCGCCCCGGCCCCGGCAAGGGGCGGAGGGCATTGCCAAGAGGTTCAACACATGAGCGACATCCCCGTGTTCTTCCTTCATGGACTGGCCTACGCGGGCCTGCTGTTCCTCGTCTCGGCGGGCCTGACCCTGGTCTTCGGGATGATGAACGTCCTGAACTTCGCCCACGCGGCCATGTACATGCTGGGCGCCTACTTCTCCTACACGATGCTGCAGGCGACGGACCGGTTCTGGCTCTCCCTGATGGTCTGCCCGATCCTGCTGTTTGCGATCGGCGCCCTCATCGAGCGCTTCCTGCTGCGGCGCGTCCACGTCTTCGGCCACCTGCACGAGCTGCTCCTGACCTTCGGGCTGGCCTACATCATCACGGAGGTGGTGAAGTGGGTCTGGGGCAACTTCCCGCTTGCCGTGAACATCGGCGGCCTTCTGGGCGACACCGTCGAGATCATCGGCATCACCTACCCCGTCTACCGGATTTTCATCTTCATCTGCGCCGTCCTCGTGGGGGCCGTGATGGCCCTCGTGCTGTACAAGACGCGCCTCGGGATCATCCTCCGGGCCGCCGTCAACGACAGCGAGATGGTCAACGCCCTCGGGTTCAACGTGCCGCTCATCTTCATGGGCGTCTTCGCCTTCGGCGCCGCCCTGTCGGGCTTTGC
Coding sequences:
- a CDS encoding YkgJ family cysteine cluster protein, whose translation is MADARENRAGTADGRPPQNPCLRCGACCTVFRASFYWAEADDATRGGVPAALTVRVGALRRAMRRDPDGRCAALRGEPGRSVFCSIYDRRPSVCRSFEPHWRAGGEGSRCLEARRRLGLPPLPEEDSKA
- a CDS encoding 3-keto-5-aminohexanoate cleavage protein; amino-acid sequence: MREKTIITAAVTGSIHTPTMSPYLPITPEQIADDAVAACEAGAAVVHVHGRNPETGQPSPDPELMGQIVRRIKAACNAVICITTGGGLGMTVEQRVAPVALYRPEMASLNGGSMNFALFPALDKYKEFKHDWEPQYLAMTEDLIFPNTFKSIREFCRIFRQNETKPEFEIYDAGMVNNLAVMIQRGHIGRPVYLQFVMGVLGGITPSPENLMFLHDYARKLIGEFEFSVCVAGRAQFPICTQSVLLGGHCRVGLEDNLYLEKGRLAKSNAEQVSKMARIIRELGSEPATPDEARRILGLKGLDRVHF
- a CDS encoding helix-turn-helix transcriptional regulator, producing the protein MKREQAIVEAEIGKRIKAFRTQKRITLEGLAQKTGFTKGYLSKVEKSKKSPPVSTLGIIARALGVTISALLGEEAPRTSFCLVRKDERPLIARNGTAFGYSYEAMAYRFPNKTMEPFILTLPVKPKKRTLYQHEGEEILFVIQGTMRFLHGDEEYVVEEGDCIYFDSGIPHWGEAIGPEEVKCFMVIWNPTNGRERNA
- a CDS encoding 3-hydroxyacyl-CoA dehydrogenase family protein, yielding MEVKDIRRIGIIGAGLMGHGIAQVFASAGYDVNLYDSDRQTLEAAKERIESNFKVFIDLGLARPEDVAACLGRVTLCQSLEALCGGCQYILEAILEDLELKRTVFAEVERCSAPDTIFSSNTSAISITEIAVALDRRDRFLGTHFWNPPHVLPCVEVIRGEETGEAAFETIVALMEAVGKVPVRVLKDVPGFLGNRLQHAMWREAVSLCDKGVASAEDIDKVVKYGFGARMPFIGPMETADLAGLVLTRDIHRYLFPHLESATTPAPVLEKLIAEGATGVKAGRGFYEWTPEKIEQIIRQRDTVLLRILREIIGGVKQG
- a CDS encoding branched-chain amino acid ABC transporter permease, producing MSDIPVFFLHGLAYAGLLFLVSAGLTLVFGMMNVLNFAHAAMYMLGAYFSYTMLQATDRFWLSLMVCPILLFAIGALIERFLLRRVHVFGHLHELLLTFGLAYIITEVVKWVWGNFPLAVNIGGLLGDTVEIIGITYPVYRIFIFICAVLVGAVMALVLYKTRLGIILRAAVNDSEMVNALGFNVPLIFMGVFAFGAALSGFAGVIAGPLLTTYPGMAHDILIDAFVVIVVGGFGSLGGAVVASFLIGELQSFGVLLFPKLSVALVYLLMAAVLIVKPSGLFGEKQ